A section of the Macaca thibetana thibetana isolate TM-01 chromosome 10, ASM2454274v1, whole genome shotgun sequence genome encodes:
- the UBE2C gene encoding ubiquitin-conjugating enzyme E2 C isoform X1 produces the protein MASQNRDPAATSVTAARKGAEPSGGAARGPVGKRLQQELMTLMMSGDKGISAFPESDNLFKWVGTIHGAAGTVYEDLRYKLSLEFPSGYPYNAPTVKFLTPCYHPNVDTQGNICLDILKDKWSALYDVRTILLSIQSLLGEPNIDSPLNTHAAELWKNPTAFKKYLQETYSKQVTSQEP, from the exons ATGGCTTCCCAAAACCGCGACCCGGCAGCCACTAGCGTCACCGCCGCCCGTAAAGGAGCCGAGCCGAGCGGGGGCGCCGCCCGGGGTCCCGTGGGCAAAAG GCTACAGCAGGAGCTGATGACCCTCATG ATGTCTGGCGATAAAGGGATTTCTGCCTTCCCTGAATCAGACAACCTTTTCAAATGGGTAGGGACCATCCATGGAGCAGCTGGAACA GTATATGAAGACCTGAGGTATAAGCTCTCACTAGAATTCCCCAGTGGCTACCCTTACAATGCGCCCACGGTGAAATTCCTCACACCCTGCTACCACCCCAATGTGGACACCCAGGGTAACATATGCCTGGACATCCTGAAGGACAAGTGGTCTGCCCTATATGACGTCAGGACCATTCTGCTCTCCATCCAGAGCCTTCTAGGAG AACCCAACATTGATAGTCCCTTGAACACTCATGCTGCCGAGCTCTGGAAAAACCCCACAG CTTTTAAGAAGTACCTGCAAGAAACCTACTCAAAGCAGGTCACCAGCCAGGAGCCCTGA
- the UBE2C gene encoding ubiquitin-conjugating enzyme E2 C isoform X2, translated as MASQNRDPAATSVTAARKGAEPSGGAARGPVGKRLQQELMTLMMSGDKGISAFPESDNLFKWVGTIHGAAGTAVGSIRTSSTACLLSAPRETRGSSTPLVWGLGWDRRLLLELTLRLFLQMPEPNIDSPLNTHAAELWKNPTAFKKYLQETYSKQVTSQEP; from the exons ATGGCTTCCCAAAACCGCGACCCGGCAGCCACTAGCGTCACCGCCGCCCGTAAAGGAGCCGAGCCGAGCGGGGGCGCCGCCCGGGGTCCCGTGGGCAAAAG GCTACAGCAGGAGCTGATGACCCTCATG ATGTCTGGCGATAAAGGGATTTCTGCCTTCCCTGAATCAGACAACCTTTTCAAATGGGTAGGGACCATCCATGGAGCAGCTGGAACA GCAGTGGGGAGCATCAGAACCAGCTCAACAGCGTGTCTACTGTCTGCTCCCAGAGAAACTCGGGGTTCTAGCACGCCCCTTGTGTGGGGCTTGGGTTGGGATAGGAGGCTGCTGCTGGAGCTTACTCTGCGTCTATTTCTCCAAATGCCAG AACCCAACATTGATAGTCCCTTGAACACTCATGCTGCCGAGCTCTGGAAAAACCCCACAG CTTTTAAGAAGTACCTGCAAGAAACCTACTCAAAGCAGGTCACCAGCCAGGAGCCCTGA